Part of the Gracilimonas sp. genome is shown below.
GCATCACAAAACGGACGTTCGGCTTGTTGATCCCCATCCCAAAAGCGATGGTTGCCACGATAATCTGTATATCATCGCGGATAAACTTACGCTGGTTGATAGCGCGGTCGCGGTCGGATAAGCCCGCATGGTAGGGTTTCACCGAATAGCCTTCATCTTCAAGCTCCTGATACAGTTCATCTACCTGCCGGCGGGAAGTACAGTATATAATGCCGGACTGATTTTTTCGTGTATAAAGGAAATCTAAAACCTGGTTCGTTGGATCGTCTTTATCGGCAATTTTCAGGAACAGGTTGGGGCGGTCAAAACTGGCTATAAATTCTTCAGACTCCCCAAACTCCAGCGTTCGCATAATATCTTTTCGTACACGCGGAGTAGCCGTAGCGGTCAGAGCCATGCAGGTAGCATCAGGGAATAATTCCTTTCGAACCTCTGCCAGCTGGCGGTAATCCGGCCGAAAATCATGCCCCCACTCTGAAATACAGTGCGCTTCATCTACTGCGAACAATTCTACCTTGATATCCTTTAGCAGGTCTTTAGTCTTATCCATAAGCAGCGTTTCCGGAGCGATGTACAGCAGCTTGGCTTTTCCCTGCAGCACCTGCCGGCGGTTGTATCCATAAGCTTCCGGTGATAGCGAGCTGTTCAAATGCACCGCATTAATATCATATTCACGGAGCTGCTCTACCTGGTCTTTCATTAGTGAAATAAGAGGAGACACTACCACGGTCAATCCATCAAACAACAGCGCCGGAATTTGGTAGCATAGTGATTTACCGCCACCGGTGGGCATTATTACAAGTGCGTCTTTTCTCTTGAGGGCCTGGTCGATGATGTCTTCCTGTAGCGGGCGGAAGGTGTCGTAGCCAAATGTTTCCTTTAGGGTAGCTTTTGCTTCTTTGATCACAGATTATTTTGATTTTTGGATTTCACAGATTTATAATTTGCTGTGAATTCACTCTTTAATTCTTATAGTTTTTTAGTTTTGCGATACGCTTAAAGTTAAGGCTGTTTTCACCAAAATTTAAGAGTAATGCTACTTCAAGCTTATAGGCCTTCAGATAATTCAATACCTGAGATATGTGTTGGTCATTAATTTCGCCCACCGCTTTTAGCTCAACAAGGATTTTTTCCTCCACAAGTAAGTCAACCCTTCTAGCTCCAACTTTTGCATCTCGATAATACAAAGGCATGGTTAATTCACTTTTATAATTCAATCCCTGGTGAGATAATTCATGTTCCATTGATCGATGATAAACAATTTCTCGAAAGCCATTTCCCAATTCGGAATGCACCTGCATTGCAGCTCCAATGATCTTACCCGTCAATTGCTTGTACTTAAAATTTGGTGTTTTGGTTTGATTCATTTTCTACCACTTTATTCTCATTCAATGGTTAGAGCTACTTCAAACCAATTCCTTACACCCGGAACAAAGATTTAATGAGATTTTTGGACATGATAAATTTCATATGAAATCCCACAATCGATAAATCTACCAAATCTGTGATTCCTTACTTCGAGAGATACAAGCTCTTGAACTCATACGGTTTCTTGAAGTGATCGTCGTTGAAGTCTTTGGCGAAGTAGATGCTTTCGCCGGTGGATTTCATCTCCGGCCCCAGCTCCTTCTTCACTTCCGGGAATTTGTCGAATGGGAATACCGGCTCTTTGATCGCCCAGTTTTCCAGTTTCGATTCCAGATCGAATTCCTTCAGCTTTGCTCCAAGCATCACCTTGACACCGATGGCTGCTTCCGGGCGTTGTGTTGCCTTAGCCAGGAACGGGATGGTGCGCGTGGTTCTTGGATTTGCCTCCAGCACATACACCTTATCATCTTTGACGGCATACTGCACGTTCAGGAATCCGAGAATCTCCATGTTTTCCGCTATCTTCTCCTGGTATTCTTCGATCGTTTTGATGACTTCATCACTCAATGAGTAAGGCGGAAGGACAGCGGTGGAGTCACCTGAGTGTACACCTGCCGGCTCTATATGCTGCATGATCCCGGCTATGTGAAGCTGGTCGCCATCATAAACCGAATCCACATCTACCTCAACAGCCTGCTCCAGGTACTTATCAATCAGAAAGGCGTTCTCGGGATGTGTTTTCAGGATGTTGGCTACATATTTGCGCAGCTCTTCTTCTTTTACAGCGATCCGCATTCCCTGTCCTCCCAGTACATAGCTCGGGCGGATCAGAACCGGGTAGCCAATTCTTCCGGCAATCTTAACTGCTTCCTCAACCTCTCGAGCCGTTCCGTACTCGGGAAACGGAATGTCGAGTTTCTTCAGGAATTTGGAGAACTCGCCTCGGTCTTCGGCAAAGTCAATCATGCCGAAGTCGGTTCCGAAGATCTTAATGCCTTCTTCCACAAATCGTTTTCCAAGCTTAAGGGCTGTTTGTCCGCCCACCTGTAGGATCACTCCCTCTGGTTTTTCATGGTCGATGATATCCAGCACACGTTCCCAATACACTGGCTCAAAGTACAGTTTGTCGGCAAAGTCGAAATCGGTGGATACCGTTTCGGGGTTACAGTTAACCATTATGGCTTCGTAGCCCATTTCCTTCGCAGCCAGCACAGCATGGGTGCAGGAGTAATCAAACTCAATCCCTTGTCCGATTCGGTTCGGGCCACTGCCCAATATTAGCACTTTCTTCTTGTCGGTTACTTCACTTTCGTTTTCACCTTCATAGGCAGAATAGTAGTATGGTGTTTGTGCCGGGAATTCAGCCGCGCAGGTATCAACCATCTTGAATGACGGGGTAATTCCGAGTTCTTTACGACGGTCGCGCACTTTTTTGTCATCTACTTTCTCTCCGCTTTTACTTAGCAGGAAAGCAATTTGAGAGTCGGAAAAACCGGCTTGCTTCAGCTCAAAGAAATCGTCTTTTGAAATCTCTTTCAGTGCTTGGCCTTCCGTGCGGTTTTCAAGCGAAACCATGTATCGGATTTGCTGCAGGAACCACGGATCTACTTTAGTGATATCCGCAATTTCTTCCACAGAAGCTCCCATCTTGAACGCATTCCGTATCTGCATGGAGCGATCCCAGTAGGGCTTCAGTAATCGCTCGCGGACCGTTTTTCGATCAAATTCTTCGTAGCCATCGGCGCCTAAGCCATCGCGGCCAACTTCCAGCGATTGCCAGGCTTTGTTCAAAGCTTCCGGGAAATTCCGGCCGATCGACATCACCTCACCTACGGCTTTCATCTGTGTGGTGAGCTCTTCATCCACACCCGGGAATTTGTCAAAGTTGAAGCGTGGAATTTTGCAGACTACATAGTCAATGCTTGGCTCAAAGCAGGCAGATGTGGTTCCGGTGATCTGATTTTTCAGCTCATCCAGCGTATATCCCACAGCCAGCTTGGTGGCTACTTTAGCGATCGGATACCCGGTAGCTTTAGAAGCCAGTGCGGAAGACCGACTCACGCGGGGGTTAATTTCAATGGCAACAAGCCGGTCGGAGCCGGGCTCCATGGCAAACTGCACATTACATCCCCCTGCAAAGGTTCCAATCGAACGCATCATCTTGATGGCCGAATCCCGCATGTGCTGTAATTGCTTGTCGGTGAGCGTTTGTGTCGGGGCCACCGTTACGGAATCTCCGGTGTGAACACCCATTGGATCCATATTCTCGATGGAACAAATGATAATCACGTTGTCGTTGGCATCGCGTAGCAGCTCCAGCTCGTATTCCTTCCACCCGAAAATTGATTCCTCAATAAGCACCTGGTGAACCGGGCTCAGCTCGAGGCCACGCAGTACTTTTCGTTCAAACTCATCTTCATTCCAAACGATACCGCCACCGGCTCCACCCATGGTGAAGGAAGGTCGAATAACAATCGGCAAGCCGCCCAGCTCTTCAACAATTTCTTTTGCATCCAGCAGCGATTGGGCAGTCCGGCTGCGACACTGCTCAATCCCAATCTCTTCCATTTTATCCCTAAACAGCTGCCTGTCTTCGGTCAGCTCAACCGCATCAATATCCACACCAATAATATGGATGTTATTATCTTTCCAGAAGTTCTCTTTTTCCAGATCACGGCACAGGTTCAACCCGGTTTGCCCACCCATAGTTGGAAGTACCGCATCGGGTTTTTCCTTGGCTACAATTTCCCGGATGGAATCGGTAGTCATCGGCAGCATATAAACCGCATCGGCCATAATCGGGTCGGTCATAATGGTAGCCGGGTTCGAGTTGATAAGTACAATCTCGTAGCCTTCTTCCTGCAGCGAACGGCAAGCTTGAGATCCGGAATAATCAAATTCGCAGGCCTGACCAATTACAATGGGTCCGGAGCCGATAATCAGAATTTTGTTGATGTCGTCGCGTCTTGGCATGAGTTTCGTCGTAATTATTTGTTAGTGGTAAATAGATTGTTGGTGATAGATGGTTTTTGACGAAGGACGATTGACCGCCGACCGTCATTTGCTCACTTCTGTTCTTTCATCATGTCGATGAACTGATCGAACAGGTAGGCTGAGTCATGAGGGCCGGGGGATGCTTCGGGGTGATATTGCACCGAGAAGCCGGGGAAGTTTTTGAATTTCAGACCTTCAATCGTCCCGTCATTCAGGTTTACATGGGTAACCTCGGCGATCTTGTCATCCAGGGAGTCTTCATCTACCGCAAAGCCATGATTCTGGGTTGATATTTCAACCAGTCCGGTACTCAGGTTTTTTACGGGTTGATTAGCCCCGCGGTGACCGACAAACATTTTCTTGGTTTTCAGCCCTTCATTCAGCGCCATCAGCTGGTGGCCTAGGCAAATCCCAAAGACCGGTTTTCCGCTTTTTTTGGCAAAGTCAACCACTTCAAGAGCATACTCCGCTGTTGCGGTAGGGTCTCCCGGGCCATTCGAAAAAAAGTAACCGTCTGCTTCCCACGCTTCTACTTCCTCAACCGGGGTTTTGGCCGGAAACACCCGGAGTGTGCATCCTCGCTCATTGAGATTGTTAATAATGTTTTGTTTGATGCCGTAATCAAATGCAGCTACGCGGTATTCGTCTTCTCCGTTTACCGTTTGGGCTTCCGACCGGGTTACTTTTGAAGCCAGCTCCAGGCCTTCCATATCGTCCCAGTCTTTTGCCATTTGAACTAATTTATCCTCATCAAGCTCAGTACTGGAGATCACAGCGTTCATCACTCCTTTTTCGCGGATATGTCGAACCAGTTTTCGGGTGTCCACACCTGATATTCCGGTAATTTCATTGTCTTCGAGGTATTCCTGGAGGCTTCGGTCGGCCATAGGATTACTGTACTCCCATGAAAAGGCTCGGGTGATAACACCGGCCACCATCACCCTGCGGGCTTCATCATCCCGTGGCATGGTTCCGTAATTTCCAATGTGCGGGTAGGTCATCATCATAAGCTGACCGTAGTAACTCGGGTCGGTGAAAATTTCCTGGTAGCCGGTCATGCTGGTATTAAAGCACAACTCGCCGCCGGTTATTCCTTCGTGTCCAACGGCCTGGCCGTGAACAACGGTACCATCGCTGAGTGCAAGTATGGCTTTTTTCTGTGGGCGTAGTGACATGGATTAGATGTATTTCGGGTTTAGTGAGTTTGGTTGATAAGAGGTCACAAACACGGTGTTTGCAACGGGAAAGGCGTTCGGTAAAATTTTCAGATCAAAAAAAATCCGACTGCGAATACCGCGCCGGATTTTGAAAATGATATTGAGAAATGGAAAAGCCATCAATCGCGCGACCTCCATTTTTGGGTGCGCGGTGGCAGTGCTTCGAAACTATGGATTGCTAAAATGGTAATGTGAGTCAAAGCTTGTTTGAAGTTTTCCTAAGATACGCAGTGCAAAGATTGGATTCAATTTTGATTCTGTGTTTTAATCAATATTTCGTTGGCTAGAGCAAGTTTCCGGTTTTTTGGGTTTATTAATTAGAAACATGGGTGCACATACATGCTTCACTACTTTCGACAAATTCGCCAGAAACTCATCCTGCAAGAAAAAGCCCGGAAATATCTTCTTTATGCTATGGGTGAGATCATTTTAGTCGTTATTGGAATCTTAATTGCCTTGCAAATTAATAATTGGAATCAGGATCGTATAAATCGTGCCAACGAAGAGTTTTACCTCGTTAATTTAATCAATGATATCAATTTACAGATCGACGAGCTCAACAGCACTATTCAGGCGGAAGATACTGTAGCATTAAAACTCAGAGCAGTCGGAGACCTTTTAAAGGAAGGGTTGACGCCCGAAGACATGCCAACATTGAATCTTAACCTCTCCTACCTGCTTGCCAATCGATCCGTAAATATTTTTGATGCTACTTTTGAGGATTTGAAATCTACTGGAAACTTAAAACTTATTGATGATGAGCATTTAAGACAGAAATTAACAGCGTTCTATCAGTCAATGGAGCGTGCAGACCGCGTGCTTTTAAAAAATGAAGGGTTTAAGAATCAAATCAGAGAAGAAATGATCAGATATTCACTGGTTAATTTTAACCTGGACTATGACATCGGACTTACAACTTTTCTTAAAACATCCGGCATTCCGGTGTATAACCCAATACAGGATATTAAAAATCAAAATAAGTTTGACCGGATTGCAATGGAAAACATTTTCAGTGACGATGGCATAATGAGACTGAACAACCTGTTAACCAGCAGATACCTTTCAAGCCTGGTATCTGTTGCAACTTTAAAAGTCGTAAGGAATCAAGCCGAAGAACTAATAATTGATATTAGAATAAATTTGGGCGATTAATGATTCACCTTTTTTTATTTCATATCTAAATTTTTAATCCTTTTTGTATTTACTAATCGCCCAATATCCCATCAACGGGCCGAATACCATGAACCAAAAAACATACGGGTTATCGGTAGCCGACCAGCTCAGGTTTACCAGTTGAATACTAACGATAGTAATGGCAAACCCCAGGCTGTTTACAATCGTCAAGCCTGTTGCTACATAGGAGGACTCTGAAGACCGGGCCACCATCGTTGAGAACTGGGGGCTGTCAGGAATCACCAGTACTCCCCATGTGATGAGTACCACCAGGAATAAAGCGAGGGGAAGGTTGAAAGAGAAAGGAATGAGCAGACAACACAGCCCCGAGCCGGCTAATGAAATTTTTGATACCCACTTACTGCTTTTCTTCAGCGACCAATATCCGCCTATGGCACAGCTGATTCCTCCAACACCAATAATCACAAAGCTCCAGAATGAAACAGACAGGCCCGGCTGATTATTTTGTAAGGCATACCAGGCAAGCATTACCGGTACAAACGCCCAGAAAGTATATAGCTCCCACATGTGACCAAAATACCCGAAAGCGGCCGACCTGAAATTCGTATTCCTGAACAGTTTCAGGATGGCCCCAGCATCAAATTTAAATCCGGCCGATGGCGTTCTGTTTGGCCCATCGGGCACGGTAAAGAACAAAAGCAATCCACCGCCTGAAGCTATAACTGAGGTGCCCGTAATCACATAGCGCCAGGGTAGTTCGCCGCCCATAAATTTAAGAAAATGAGGAAATGCTGTTCCCACAACCAATGCTCCGACGAGATAACCCAGCGCCTTCCCCAACCCCTCTTTATGCCAATCAGAAGCTATTTTCATCCCCACCGGATAGATGCCGGCTAAAAAGAAGCCAGTTACAAAACGGGCAGCTATGATGCCTAAGCCCGATGCTGATCCCATCACCAACAGGTTAGCGGCAGATCCCCCCAATGCACAAAATAAAAACACCCTCACCGGCGAAAACCGGTCGGCAATATTTAAGAAAGCAAAGAGCAGTGTTCCGGCAATAAACCCCGCCTGTACCGCCATGGTTATATATCCCACAAATAATTCCGGAAGGGCTAGCGTAAGGATCAACTCATCCACCACGGCATTACCTGCAAACCAGAGTGAAGTGCCGGCAA
Proteins encoded:
- a CDS encoding GxxExxY protein, with the protein product MNQTKTPNFKYKQLTGKIIGAAMQVHSELGNGFREIVYHRSMEHELSHQGLNYKSELTMPLYYRDAKVGARRVDLLVEEKILVELKAVGEINDQHISQVLNYLKAYKLEVALLLNFGENSLNFKRIAKLKNYKN
- the carB gene encoding carbamoyl-phosphate synthase large subunit; its protein translation is MPRRDDINKILIIGSGPIVIGQACEFDYSGSQACRSLQEEGYEIVLINSNPATIMTDPIMADAVYMLPMTTDSIREIVAKEKPDAVLPTMGGQTGLNLCRDLEKENFWKDNNIHIIGVDIDAVELTEDRQLFRDKMEEIGIEQCRSRTAQSLLDAKEIVEELGGLPIVIRPSFTMGGAGGGIVWNEDEFERKVLRGLELSPVHQVLIEESIFGWKEYELELLRDANDNVIIICSIENMDPMGVHTGDSVTVAPTQTLTDKQLQHMRDSAIKMMRSIGTFAGGCNVQFAMEPGSDRLVAIEINPRVSRSSALASKATGYPIAKVATKLAVGYTLDELKNQITGTTSACFEPSIDYVVCKIPRFNFDKFPGVDEELTTQMKAVGEVMSIGRNFPEALNKAWQSLEVGRDGLGADGYEEFDRKTVRERLLKPYWDRSMQIRNAFKMGASVEEIADITKVDPWFLQQIRYMVSLENRTEGQALKEISKDDFFELKQAGFSDSQIAFLLSKSGEKVDDKKVRDRRKELGITPSFKMVDTCAAEFPAQTPYYYSAYEGENESEVTDKKKVLILGSGPNRIGQGIEFDYSCTHAVLAAKEMGYEAIMVNCNPETVSTDFDFADKLYFEPVYWERVLDIIDHEKPEGVILQVGGQTALKLGKRFVEEGIKIFGTDFGMIDFAEDRGEFSKFLKKLDIPFPEYGTAREVEEAVKIAGRIGYPVLIRPSYVLGGQGMRIAVKEEELRKYVANILKTHPENAFLIDKYLEQAVEVDVDSVYDGDQLHIAGIMQHIEPAGVHSGDSTAVLPPYSLSDEVIKTIEEYQEKIAENMEILGFLNVQYAVKDDKVYVLEANPRTTRTIPFLAKATQRPEAAIGVKVMLGAKLKEFDLESKLENWAIKEPVFPFDKFPEVKKELGPEMKSTGESIYFAKDFNDDHFKKPYEFKSLYLSK
- the carA gene encoding glutamine-hydrolyzing carbamoyl-phosphate synthase small subunit, whose amino-acid sequence is MSLRPQKKAILALSDGTVVHGQAVGHEGITGGELCFNTSMTGYQEIFTDPSYYGQLMMMTYPHIGNYGTMPRDDEARRVMVAGVITRAFSWEYSNPMADRSLQEYLEDNEITGISGVDTRKLVRHIREKGVMNAVISSTELDEDKLVQMAKDWDDMEGLELASKVTRSEAQTVNGEDEYRVAAFDYGIKQNIINNLNERGCTLRVFPAKTPVEEVEAWEADGYFFSNGPGDPTATAEYALEVVDFAKKSGKPVFGICLGHQLMALNEGLKTKKMFVGHRGANQPVKNLSTGLVEISTQNHGFAVDEDSLDDKIAEVTHVNLNDGTIEGLKFKNFPGFSVQYHPEASPGPHDSAYLFDQFIDMMKEQK
- a CDS encoding DUF6090 family protein — encoded protein: MLHYFRQIRQKLILQEKARKYLLYAMGEIILVVIGILIALQINNWNQDRINRANEEFYLVNLINDINLQIDELNSTIQAEDTVALKLRAVGDLLKEGLTPEDMPTLNLNLSYLLANRSVNIFDATFEDLKSTGNLKLIDDEHLRQKLTAFYQSMERADRVLLKNEGFKNQIREEMIRYSLVNFNLDYDIGLTTFLKTSGIPVYNPIQDIKNQNKFDRIAMENIFSDDGIMRLNNLLTSRYLSSLVSVATLKVVRNQAEELIIDIRINLGD
- a CDS encoding MFS transporter, with product MDKKIPAHILPVIVLAQFAGTSLWFAGNAVVDELILTLALPELFVGYITMAVQAGFIAGTLLFAFLNIADRFSPVRVFLFCALGGSAANLLVMGSASGLGIIAARFVTGFFLAGIYPVGMKIASDWHKEGLGKALGYLVGALVVGTAFPHFLKFMGGELPWRYVITGTSVIASGGGLLLFFTVPDGPNRTPSAGFKFDAGAILKLFRNTNFRSAAFGYFGHMWELYTFWAFVPVMLAWYALQNNQPGLSVSFWSFVIIGVGGISCAIGGYWSLKKSSKWVSKISLAGSGLCCLLIPFSFNLPLALFLVVLITWGVLVIPDSPQFSTMVARSSESSYVATGLTIVNSLGFAITIVSIQLVNLSWSATDNPYVFWFMVFGPLMGYWAISKYKKD